Proteins encoded together in one Mycobacterium simiae window:
- a CDS encoding carboxymuconolactone decarboxylase family protein: MRLPPLPPPSLSTEQQRLYRDITEVVDTSFGELVARRSDGALIGPFNPWLHFPQFGAPAWAFNKSLWDFRVLPEVIHQLVILITVANFGARYALDGHEYFARRAGLSDAKISSVAAGERPADLTDAERVAYDMAAALNRGGVLPESTYRAAAGRFGEQGAAEIVFLVGCFSMVAVTLNAFDVPLPGLQEA; encoded by the coding sequence ATGCGTCTACCGCCTCTCCCGCCGCCCAGCTTGAGTACCGAGCAACAGCGTCTGTATCGAGACATCACCGAAGTAGTCGACACGAGCTTCGGCGAACTCGTCGCACGCCGTTCGGACGGCGCTCTTATCGGCCCCTTCAACCCATGGCTGCATTTCCCCCAATTCGGCGCGCCGGCTTGGGCGTTCAATAAGTCGCTTTGGGATTTTCGCGTCTTGCCCGAAGTCATCCATCAATTGGTCATCTTGATCACCGTCGCCAATTTCGGTGCGAGGTATGCCCTCGACGGACATGAGTACTTCGCCCGGCGCGCCGGGCTCTCCGACGCCAAGATCTCCTCCGTCGCCGCCGGCGAACGTCCCGCGGATCTCACCGATGCCGAGCGCGTTGCCTACGACATGGCCGCGGCGCTCAACCGCGGCGGTGTCCTGCCCGAGTCGACCTATCGAGCCGCCGCCGGGCGCTTCGGTGAGCAGGGTGCTGCCGAGATCGTGTTTCTGGTGGGCTGTTTCTCCATGGTGGCGGTGACGCTCAACGCATTTGACGTTCCGTTGCCCGGCCTCCAAGAGGCCTAG
- a CDS encoding DUF2127 domain-containing protein, giving the protein MRKDRGINRWELATCALAGHVTYAPDEQALADRLSGTTGLGKVWRCLRCGEFIVGEPHGRGRAEEAPLIMRGKALRQAIIIRALAIERLFRAVVIMLAAYAVWKFRGARGAIQATLDRDLPVFRAAGFKVDQMTIVHELEKALAAKPSTLALLTLMLTGYALIEVLEAVGLWLLKRWGEYFAVIATSVFLPLEIHDLAKGVTMTRLVTFSINVLAVIYLLVSKRLFGLRGGRQAYDEERRGEQLLDVERAATTS; this is encoded by the coding sequence ATGCGCAAAGATCGCGGCATCAACCGCTGGGAACTGGCCACCTGTGCGCTGGCTGGCCACGTCACCTACGCGCCGGACGAGCAAGCCCTCGCAGACCGGCTAAGCGGCACCACCGGGCTGGGCAAGGTATGGCGCTGTTTGCGCTGCGGAGAATTCATCGTCGGCGAACCGCACGGCCGGGGCCGCGCTGAGGAGGCCCCACTGATCATGCGCGGCAAGGCGTTACGGCAGGCGATCATCATTCGTGCGCTGGCGATCGAGCGTCTGTTCCGGGCGGTGGTGATCATGCTCGCGGCCTATGCGGTGTGGAAGTTTCGTGGCGCCCGCGGCGCGATCCAGGCCACCCTGGACCGCGACCTGCCGGTCTTCCGCGCTGCCGGCTTCAAGGTCGATCAGATGACCATCGTGCACGAGCTGGAAAAGGCGCTTGCCGCCAAACCTTCGACGTTGGCGCTGCTGACCCTGATGTTGACCGGCTACGCGCTGATCGAGGTGCTCGAAGCCGTCGGTCTGTGGTTGCTCAAACGCTGGGGCGAATACTTCGCCGTGATAGCGACCTCGGTCTTCTTGCCGCTGGAAATACACGACCTGGCAAAAGGCGTCACGATGACGCGGCTGGTGACGTTCAGCATCAACGTCCTCGCAGTGATCTACCTGTTGGTCTCCAAGCGGCTGTTCGGCCTGCGGGGTGGCCGCCAGGCCTACGACGAGGAACGTCGCGGTGAGCAACTCCTCGACGTCGAACGGGCTGCGACGACGAGCTGA
- a CDS encoding class I SAM-dependent methyltransferase, with the protein MTDVHVSPSPALRRALDLLTDPPAEPDTSKGYLDLLDDHANDVPKNTGPIQAAWASPIGSMLYDNAQAVSRRLFAALQHPADWLDIPTGGTALDVGSGPGTVTASLAQAAGEDGLALGVDISEAMLTRAVRNEASPHVGFIRADAQRLPFRDNTVDAVISLAVLQLIPNPSAALAEMARVLRPGGRLAVMVPTVGRAARLWQLLPNFGAHVFGEDEIGDVLEEHGFVSVRVHNLGTFQWVRGKNG; encoded by the coding sequence ATGACCGACGTACACGTGTCGCCGTCTCCCGCGTTGCGCCGCGCGCTGGATCTGCTCACCGACCCGCCGGCGGAGCCCGACACCAGCAAGGGATACCTCGATCTGCTCGACGACCACGCCAACGACGTCCCGAAGAACACCGGCCCCATCCAGGCGGCCTGGGCCTCACCCATCGGGTCGATGCTTTACGACAACGCGCAAGCAGTGTCACGCCGGCTGTTCGCCGCCCTGCAGCACCCCGCCGACTGGCTGGACATCCCTACGGGCGGTACCGCGCTGGACGTCGGTTCTGGGCCGGGCACGGTGACCGCGTCGCTGGCGCAGGCTGCCGGCGAGGACGGCCTGGCGCTGGGCGTGGACATTTCCGAGGCGATGCTGACCCGCGCGGTCCGCAACGAAGCAAGCCCGCATGTCGGCTTCATCCGTGCCGACGCGCAGCGACTCCCTTTCCGCGACAACACTGTTGACGCCGTGATATCTCTGGCAGTCTTGCAACTCATTCCGAACCCATCGGCCGCGCTGGCCGAGATGGCCCGCGTGCTGCGCCCCGGCGGCCGGTTGGCCGTCATGGTTCCGACCGTGGGGCGCGCTGCGCGCCTATGGCAGCTGCTGCCGAATTTCGGCGCTCATGTGTTCGGCGAGGATGAGATCGGCGATGTCCTGGAAGAGCACGGATTCGTGAGCGTGCGAGTCCACAACCTCGGCACCTTCCAGTGGGTCCGGGGCAAAAACGGCTGA
- a CDS encoding SRPBCC family protein produces MAETDPAGPEGIVSASRVISASAERIFELIADPSRQPSWDGNDNLESAEPGQRVRQVGDVFKMLLTNGQVRENHVVEFIEGAKIAWRPAEPGKKPPGHLWRWELNAINATLTNVTHTYDWTALSDPTRLPKARSTTPEMLRESMDKLAALAQRAD; encoded by the coding sequence ATGGCTGAAACGGATCCAGCAGGCCCCGAGGGCATTGTCAGCGCTTCGCGCGTCATCTCGGCTAGCGCCGAACGAATCTTCGAATTGATCGCCGACCCGTCCCGTCAACCAAGTTGGGACGGCAACGACAATCTCGAATCTGCTGAGCCGGGGCAGCGCGTACGCCAGGTCGGCGACGTGTTCAAGATGTTGCTGACCAACGGCCAGGTGCGGGAAAACCACGTGGTCGAGTTCATCGAAGGCGCCAAAATCGCTTGGCGCCCAGCAGAACCCGGCAAGAAGCCGCCCGGCCATCTATGGCGGTGGGAGCTCAACGCCATCAACGCCACACTGACCAACGTCACGCACACCTACGACTGGACAGCGCTGAGCGACCCCACGCGCTTGCCAAAGGCGCGCTCGACGACACCAGAGATGCTGCGCGAGTCGATGGACAAGCTGGCAGCGCTCGCCCAGCGCGCCGACTGA
- a CDS encoding sodium:proton exchanger: MTMLATERAPAPTAGVSAVSEPRRFPRRTLVRSALITALFIAPAVVIRIMGLHPEPVAALLIFGAAVVSASFLLAWAAEAAQIDVSGGLAIAALALVAVLPEYAVDLYYAYVSGHNASYTQYAAANMTGSNRLLMGLGWPVVVLASILAARRFGARKPTGLRLEPANRVELGFLLIAGVVAFVLPAAGEIHLTMGLALLAWFGFYLYKVSHGDVEEPDLVGTAAALGELSDRARRFVVGSLFVVAGAVILLCAKPFADNLVAAGTELGIDRFLLVQWLAPLASEAPEFIIAIIFATRGKGTAAIATLISSKVNQWTLLIGSLPLAHLLGGGGFSLVLDARQIEEVLLTACQTLMGIAVILALRFSRMSAWTLLALFAIQFPITSTTGRLALCAIYLALTVGGLIVNRHHLAATLRAPFVGTAVRHSGHPHHEPAARI; encoded by the coding sequence ATGACGATGCTCGCCACTGAGAGGGCACCCGCTCCGACGGCTGGGGTGTCGGCGGTGTCGGAGCCCAGGCGGTTTCCGCGGCGGACCCTGGTCCGGTCGGCGCTGATCACCGCGCTCTTCATCGCGCCCGCGGTCGTCATCAGGATCATGGGCTTGCACCCGGAACCGGTGGCCGCGCTGTTGATCTTCGGCGCCGCCGTCGTATCCGCCAGTTTCCTGCTGGCCTGGGCAGCCGAGGCCGCGCAGATCGACGTCTCGGGCGGCCTGGCCATTGCGGCCCTCGCCCTGGTAGCGGTGCTGCCGGAATACGCCGTCGACTTGTATTACGCATACGTCTCCGGTCACAACGCGAGTTACACCCAGTACGCGGCGGCCAACATGACCGGGTCGAACCGACTGTTGATGGGCCTGGGGTGGCCGGTGGTGGTGCTGGCGAGCATCCTCGCGGCACGTAGGTTCGGCGCCCGGAAACCCACCGGCTTGCGGCTCGAGCCCGCCAATCGCGTCGAACTCGGCTTCCTGCTGATCGCCGGCGTTGTCGCGTTTGTACTACCGGCTGCCGGCGAAATCCACCTCACGATGGGGTTGGCGCTGTTGGCCTGGTTCGGCTTCTACCTGTACAAGGTCAGCCATGGCGACGTCGAGGAGCCCGACTTGGTCGGTACCGCCGCCGCGCTCGGCGAACTCTCCGACCGAGCCCGCCGCTTCGTCGTCGGCAGCCTGTTCGTGGTGGCCGGCGCGGTGATCCTGCTGTGCGCCAAACCGTTCGCCGACAATCTCGTCGCCGCCGGAACCGAGTTGGGCATCGACCGGTTCCTGCTGGTGCAGTGGCTGGCGCCGCTGGCCTCCGAGGCACCCGAGTTCATCATCGCGATCATCTTCGCCACGCGCGGCAAAGGCACCGCGGCCATCGCCACGCTGATCTCGTCCAAGGTCAACCAGTGGACCTTGCTGATCGGCTCGCTGCCGCTGGCACATCTGCTGGGCGGCGGGGGTTTCTCGCTGGTGCTCGACGCGCGCCAGATCGAGGAGGTCTTGTTGACGGCTTGCCAGACCCTGATGGGTATCGCGGTCATCTTGGCTCTACGCTTCAGCCGGATGTCCGCCTGGACGCTGCTGGCGCTGTTCGCCATTCAGTTCCCGATCACCTCGACCACCGGGCGCCTGGCGCTCTGTGCCATCTATCTGGCGCTCACCGTCGGCGGGCTGATCGTCAACCGTCATCACCTGGCCGCGACGCTGCGGGCGCCGTTCGTCGGAACCGCCGTCCGGCACTCGGGTCACCCGCACCACGAGCCCGCGGCTCGGATCTAA
- a CDS encoding PaaI family thioesterase, producing MLCADYRRLETVYGPLAQSIRRLVDVSIRSAADPATVATAMAKIDSAADALSASARPGSFGVRTAADGTAIAWGNVVVGLRNPLAPPLVLHHEEDGLVWSEFTLGAAYEGPPEHVHGGVSALILDHVLGATAHRPGRPAYTGTLTVRYRRRTQLGRPLRAEARIERTEGVKTFSIGQISDADGVTVAADGVFISPKP from the coding sequence ATGCTGTGCGCTGATTACCGCCGGCTCGAGACGGTCTACGGTCCGCTGGCCCAATCGATCCGCCGGCTGGTCGACGTCAGCATCCGCAGTGCGGCTGACCCGGCGACGGTGGCGACCGCAATGGCCAAAATCGATTCTGCCGCAGACGCATTGAGCGCTTCGGCGCGGCCCGGATCCTTCGGTGTGCGCACGGCTGCGGACGGTACGGCCATCGCGTGGGGCAATGTCGTCGTCGGTCTGCGCAACCCGCTGGCACCACCGCTGGTGCTGCACCACGAGGAGGACGGTCTGGTGTGGTCGGAGTTCACGCTGGGCGCCGCCTACGAGGGACCGCCCGAGCATGTCCACGGCGGGGTTTCGGCCCTGATCCTCGACCACGTGCTCGGTGCCACGGCGCACCGACCGGGGCGGCCGGCCTATACCGGCACCCTGACCGTGCGTTATCGGCGCCGGACCCAGCTCGGACGCCCCCTACGCGCGGAAGCCCGCATCGAGCGAACCGAAGGAGTCAAGACGTTCTCGATCGGCCAGATCTCCGATGCAGACGGCGTCACCGTGGCAGCCGACGGCGTCTTCATCAGCCCCAAGCCATGA
- a CDS encoding 5'-methylthioadenosine/adenosylhomocysteine nucleosidase encodes MTIGIVCAIPQEWAYLRGMLSTEHRERVAQLSFDAGDLVGHRVVLVAGGMGKVNAALVATLLADRFGCCPIVFTGVAGGLDPKLGIGDIVVADHLVQHDSGVIEDGRLRPYQPGHIPFINPTDRSGYPVDPGLVGRVQRRLAGFALPALPPAAGGTGAVPRVAYGTVLSGDQYLHCEATRKRWHDEFGALAVEMEGGALAQVCEAFAIPWLVIRALSDLAGVDSGVDFNLFAETVAISSARVLLHLLPVLS; translated from the coding sequence ATGACGATCGGCATTGTCTGCGCCATCCCGCAGGAGTGGGCGTATCTGCGCGGCATGCTGTCGACCGAGCACCGCGAGCGGGTCGCGCAGCTCAGTTTTGACGCCGGCGACCTGGTAGGGCACCGGGTGGTGCTGGTGGCCGGGGGGATGGGCAAGGTCAACGCCGCATTGGTTGCAACCCTGCTTGCCGACCGATTCGGTTGCTGCCCAATAGTTTTCACTGGCGTCGCGGGTGGGCTCGACCCGAAGCTGGGTATCGGCGATATTGTCGTCGCCGATCATCTGGTGCAGCACGACTCGGGGGTCATCGAGGACGGGCGGCTACGTCCCTACCAGCCTGGGCACATCCCGTTCATCAACCCGACCGACCGGTCCGGATACCCGGTCGACCCCGGACTCGTCGGACGCGTTCAGCGCCGCCTCGCCGGGTTCGCTCTTCCGGCATTGCCCCCAGCCGCGGGCGGCACCGGCGCGGTGCCGCGGGTCGCCTACGGGACGGTCTTGAGCGGTGATCAGTATCTGCATTGCGAAGCCACGCGCAAGCGGTGGCACGACGAGTTCGGGGCCCTGGCCGTCGAAATGGAGGGCGGCGCACTGGCTCAGGTGTGCGAGGCCTTCGCGATACCGTGGCTGGTCATCCGGGCACTGTCCGACCTCGCCGGCGTAGATTCCGGTGTCGACTTCAACTTGTTCGCCGAAACGGTCGCGATCAGCTCCGCGCGGGTATTGCTGCACCTGTTGCCGGTGCTGAGCTGA
- a CDS encoding helix-turn-helix domain-containing protein, with protein sequence MFATTGRDPAGKEPRIRGSTSAPTARVLDVVELLARSSNARLRFSDVVRELDLTQGTVHAILKTLCDRGWASRDPVTKTFTLGPALAVVAARMDNARPLAHAARAAALRLSRDVGYAGSVVELFGESLVVTAVEGDPATQPAGIPGDRIPYTPPFGVPFAAWDTDEEQREWIRRGAGNNIDRARRLEHVLARTRERGFDVDWTTPALAQAVQVVGTLDSNAMPTPVRHILDQLLVEFTTIGFLSDDNPGRRKQPVVTIAAPIFDHRGHVALMLAVHPLATLSARQIQLIGNKLVGETAAITEAQQHPGVVDLAGA encoded by the coding sequence ATGTTCGCTACAACAGGTAGAGACCCGGCCGGCAAGGAGCCAAGGATTCGCGGATCAACCTCGGCGCCAACCGCGCGAGTCCTCGACGTTGTCGAGTTGCTGGCGCGGTCCTCAAACGCGCGGCTGCGCTTCTCCGACGTCGTGCGTGAGCTCGATCTGACGCAGGGGACGGTGCACGCCATCCTCAAGACACTCTGCGATCGCGGCTGGGCCAGCCGCGATCCCGTCACCAAGACGTTCACGCTGGGCCCCGCGCTCGCCGTGGTCGCCGCGCGGATGGACAACGCCCGCCCGCTCGCGCATGCCGCCCGGGCGGCGGCGCTGCGTCTTTCGCGCGACGTTGGCTATGCCGGTTCGGTCGTCGAGCTGTTTGGTGAATCGTTGGTAGTCACCGCCGTCGAGGGCGATCCTGCCACTCAGCCCGCCGGCATACCCGGCGATCGCATCCCGTACACGCCACCATTCGGTGTGCCATTCGCCGCCTGGGACACCGACGAAGAGCAGCGCGAATGGATTCGCCGCGGCGCGGGTAACAACATCGATCGCGCCCGGCGCCTCGAACACGTCTTGGCGCGCACCCGCGAGCGCGGGTTCGACGTCGACTGGACCACACCCGCGCTGGCCCAGGCCGTCCAGGTGGTCGGCACGCTGGATAGCAATGCGATGCCGACACCGGTGCGCCACATCCTGGATCAGTTGCTCGTCGAGTTCACCACGATCGGTTTTCTGTCCGACGACAACCCCGGGCGCCGCAAGCAACCCGTCGTGACCATCGCCGCACCGATTTTCGACCACCGCGGCCACGTCGCCCTAATGCTCGCCGTGCATCCGCTGGCGACACTCAGCGCACGGCAAATTCAGCTAATCGGCAACAAGCTGGTCGGGGAGACGGCCGCGATCACCGAAGCCCAGCAACATCCAGGCGTGGTGGACCTCGCAGGAGCGTAG
- a CDS encoding CGNR zinc finger domain-containing protein, whose amino-acid sequence MSEWSASQRYNAGPAPGGLGLVQDFLNTVAVPHYGCDLLEDLALAQEWAGSAVGVWSAQRGAPVAPPRLAEEDLPKLRAVRRSIARLVRREKADGPIPNSISACFALSDTGEVRLTPAGTGWRWLASALWGEILLSQQADTWRRLKQCRNDPCGTTFYDRSKNNSGVWCNAKTCGNVANLRASRARRRQREHAAAGSAVSSAPATGAAIPARS is encoded by the coding sequence ATGTCTGAATGGTCTGCATCACAGCGCTACAACGCCGGCCCGGCGCCCGGCGGGCTCGGGCTGGTGCAGGATTTCCTGAACACGGTTGCGGTGCCGCACTACGGTTGCGACCTGCTGGAAGACCTCGCGCTCGCCCAAGAGTGGGCCGGTAGTGCGGTCGGGGTCTGGTCGGCCCAGCGCGGCGCTCCCGTAGCACCGCCCCGGCTGGCCGAGGAGGATCTGCCGAAACTCCGCGCCGTGCGCCGCTCCATCGCGCGCTTGGTGCGCAGGGAAAAGGCCGACGGGCCCATCCCGAACTCGATTTCGGCGTGCTTCGCGTTGTCCGACACCGGCGAGGTGCGCCTGACCCCCGCCGGGACTGGTTGGCGCTGGCTGGCCTCGGCGTTATGGGGTGAGATCTTGCTGAGCCAGCAGGCCGACACCTGGCGACGACTGAAGCAATGCCGCAACGATCCTTGTGGGACGACCTTCTATGACCGCTCCAAAAACAACAGCGGGGTGTGGTGCAACGCGAAAACGTGCGGCAACGTGGCCAACTTGCGGGCGTCCCGAGCGCGGCGGCGGCAACGCGAGCACGCCGCGGCCGGCAGTGCGGTCAGCTCAGCACCGGCAACAGGTGCAGCAATACCCGCGCGGAGCTGA
- a CDS encoding MmgE/PrpD family protein: MDDLAEFVVGARPSDLSPRSRALLKRNVLDSVACAIGALGGELIGTIREHTEQFSGTTSATLVGGGRASVDQAAFFNTVLVRYPDLLDTYLTVGGLCHPADNFGAVLAVAEHAGADGADFLLALAVAYEVQCRFSAKVPVMARGLNHALQLAMSVAAGSARLLGLDAADTANAIAAATVDNVSLAAVHAEPVSAWKGISPAITGMRAVYTTILAGRGITGPRSLFDGPNGLVQLFGQPIDFDTADRRLSAVEQTYLKKYCALIHGQAIIEALLTIRSDHDLTGDDVEKVTIEVFQTAYDIAGGGTYGSKDHPETKEQADYNLKYLSAVALLDGGVGPEQLETERVLCSDVQQLLARVQVVAAADLTANYPGRTAVRVQVRTRDGREFDCEESDYEGSPTRPMSWDRVVEKFHWLAEPCCDRSLRADIVTAVEHIEQIPVGELTGLLGAASPAPRRPRGRARF, from the coding sequence GTGGACGACCTCGCCGAGTTCGTCGTGGGTGCGCGGCCGTCGGACCTGAGCCCGCGGTCGCGGGCATTGCTGAAGCGCAATGTGCTCGACAGCGTCGCCTGCGCCATCGGCGCCTTGGGTGGTGAACTCATCGGAACGATCCGTGAGCACACCGAACAATTCAGCGGTACGACCTCGGCGACCCTTGTTGGCGGCGGTCGCGCCTCGGTGGATCAGGCCGCGTTCTTCAATACGGTGCTGGTGCGCTATCCCGACCTGCTCGACACATACCTGACCGTCGGGGGCCTTTGCCATCCCGCCGACAACTTCGGTGCGGTCCTGGCCGTGGCCGAGCACGCCGGCGCCGACGGAGCCGATTTCCTGCTCGCCCTCGCGGTCGCCTATGAGGTCCAATGTCGGTTCAGTGCAAAGGTTCCCGTGATGGCCCGCGGCCTCAACCATGCCCTGCAACTGGCGATGTCGGTGGCGGCGGGCTCGGCGCGGCTACTCGGGTTGGACGCGGCCGACACCGCCAATGCCATCGCGGCCGCGACGGTCGACAACGTCTCCCTCGCCGCGGTGCACGCCGAACCGGTGTCGGCGTGGAAGGGAATCTCGCCGGCGATCACCGGCATGCGCGCGGTGTACACCACGATCCTGGCCGGGCGGGGTATCACCGGACCCAGATCACTGTTCGACGGCCCGAACGGACTCGTTCAACTCTTCGGCCAGCCAATCGATTTCGACACTGCCGACCGCAGACTCAGCGCTGTCGAGCAGACCTACCTCAAGAAATACTGCGCGCTGATCCACGGACAGGCCATCATCGAGGCTCTGTTGACGATTCGGTCCGACCACGACCTGACCGGTGACGACGTCGAGAAGGTGACGATCGAGGTCTTCCAAACCGCCTACGACATCGCCGGCGGGGGAACCTATGGCAGCAAGGACCATCCGGAAACCAAGGAACAAGCCGACTACAACCTGAAGTACCTGAGCGCCGTCGCGCTGCTCGACGGTGGCGTGGGCCCCGAACAGCTCGAGACCGAACGCGTTCTGTGCAGTGACGTCCAACAACTGTTGGCCCGGGTCCAGGTCGTCGCCGCGGCAGATCTGACCGCGAACTACCCGGGCCGCACCGCCGTTCGAGTGCAGGTGCGCACCCGCGACGGCCGCGAATTCGACTGCGAGGAAAGCGATTACGAGGGATCGCCGACGCGCCCGATGTCGTGGGACCGCGTCGTGGAGAAGTTCCACTGGCTGGCCGAGCCCTGCTGCGATCGGTCGCTGCGCGCCGACATCGTCACCGCCGTCGAGCACATCGAACAGATTCCGGTCGGCGAGCTCACCGGACTGCTGGGCGCGGCGAGTCCGGCACCCCGGCGGCCCCGCGGCCGAGCGCGATTCTGA
- a CDS encoding SDR family oxidoreductase, with amino-acid sequence MVNIEGSTVVVTGGQRGLGKAIVEEFLRRGAAKVYATARTPQPSDDPRIVSVPLDVTQTESVAALAARASDATIVVNNAGVAGATQLLNSDLDEVREVFETNYFGALRVAQAFAPILARNGGGALVDISSVLAWIGGFGGYGDSKAAIWSLSNSLRVELEKQGTLVTAVHLGFTDTDMAANFAVPKNDPRDVAREIVDGIQDDQAEVLADESSRYAKAALAGPAELLRVG; translated from the coding sequence ATGGTCAACATCGAGGGATCGACAGTCGTGGTCACCGGTGGTCAACGCGGACTCGGCAAGGCGATCGTGGAGGAGTTTCTGCGGCGGGGCGCGGCGAAGGTCTACGCCACGGCGCGCACGCCACAACCCAGCGACGACCCGCGCATCGTGAGTGTGCCGCTTGACGTCACGCAGACCGAATCGGTTGCGGCGCTCGCTGCCAGGGCATCCGACGCCACCATCGTGGTCAACAACGCCGGCGTTGCCGGCGCCACCCAGCTGCTCAACAGCGACCTGGACGAGGTGCGTGAGGTCTTCGAGACCAATTACTTCGGCGCCCTTCGGGTGGCGCAGGCGTTCGCGCCGATCCTGGCCAGGAACGGCGGCGGGGCGCTTGTCGACATCAGCTCGGTGCTGGCGTGGATTGGCGGCTTCGGTGGCTACGGCGACTCGAAGGCGGCCATCTGGTCGCTGTCGAATTCGCTGCGCGTCGAACTCGAGAAGCAGGGCACGCTGGTCACCGCGGTTCATCTGGGCTTCACCGACACCGACATGGCCGCCAATTTCGCTGTGCCGAAGAACGATCCGCGCGATGTCGCCCGAGAAATCGTGGACGGCATCCAGGATGACCAGGCAGAGGTGCTCGCCGACGAATCCAGTCGGTATGCCAAGGCGGCGCTCGCTGGCCCGGCGGAGTTGCTACGGGTCGGTTGA
- a CDS encoding LysR family transcriptional regulator yields the protein MELRQLRYFVAVAEELHFGRAAQRVHISGPALSQQILALERELGTELFVRDRRSVRLSAAGRSLLGDARRILRLADDAKLGVQRTAEQCAPVRLGYVSWLPDDLNAAVGSSVSLRIDEWVLPSHVQADRVAEGTLDIGLAWITAEQARERELTAHLLRAERLEAVLPASDASEVIAAQRLTALVDADVAAWWSWNRFAEAFAVDTGARLVPIDDGGITGDAFYAHVRRIRSPVLASPKRHTAVTPPSLSQRPVAEPIPLWTWSLLHRTDDDRTAIRDVVDALLALARLRDWLVPPTQRWWVPADDPHREVLDSGAGLQ from the coding sequence ATGGAACTGCGGCAACTGCGCTACTTCGTGGCCGTCGCGGAGGAACTGCATTTTGGGCGTGCTGCCCAGCGGGTGCATATTTCCGGTCCCGCGCTGTCACAGCAAATCCTCGCCCTCGAACGCGAATTGGGGACGGAGCTGTTCGTGCGGGATCGTCGCAGCGTTCGGCTCAGCGCGGCCGGTCGATCGTTGCTTGGCGACGCACGCAGGATCCTTCGACTCGCCGACGACGCCAAGCTAGGGGTGCAGCGGACCGCTGAACAATGTGCTCCAGTGCGGCTGGGCTATGTCAGCTGGTTGCCCGACGACCTCAACGCGGCGGTGGGTTCTTCAGTGTCGCTGAGGATTGATGAATGGGTGCTCCCATCACATGTGCAGGCCGACCGGGTGGCGGAAGGCACTCTCGATATCGGACTGGCCTGGATAACTGCGGAGCAAGCCCGAGAGCGCGAGCTCACCGCGCATCTGCTGCGTGCGGAACGTCTAGAGGCTGTGCTACCTGCCAGCGACGCATCGGAAGTTATTGCAGCGCAACGGCTAACGGCCCTCGTCGACGCTGATGTGGCGGCGTGGTGGTCGTGGAATCGATTCGCGGAGGCATTCGCGGTCGACACGGGTGCCCGACTCGTACCGATCGACGACGGCGGCATCACCGGTGATGCGTTCTACGCACACGTCCGCCGAATCCGCAGTCCGGTGCTCGCGTCACCGAAGCGCCATACCGCCGTCACCCCACCCAGCCTCTCACAGCGCCCAGTCGCTGAACCCATTCCGCTATGGACGTGGTCACTGTTGCATCGCACTGACGACGATCGGACCGCTATTCGCGATGTGGTTGATGCGCTGCTGGCCCTGGCACGGCTGCGAGATTGGCTTGTCCCACCCACCCAGCGGTGGTGGGTGCCGGCCGACGATCCGCACCGTGAGGTGCTCGATTCCGGCGCGGGCCTGCAGTAG